A region of Mobula birostris isolate sMobBir1 chromosome X, sMobBir1.hap1, whole genome shotgun sequence DNA encodes the following proteins:
- the LOC140191601 gene encoding uncharacterized protein, translated as MQKTLPYGKLTSHGALPVSSLLRPPKPLVAAPTAVRGSSASLPARDCPASWSGATAGAERVFPWMKESRGVSRHSSLHPGRAEEPGQRARTAYSSAQLLELEKEFHLSRYVRGPRRREMACLLRLSERQVKVWFQNRRMKHKQAARWRHWAGGTAPGPPRDPVPVDPCPPPTFSRLARSPSPFSSAPSSPSDIPANYSGSPAQLSLGPQDGLCGVWDTDWTRHGPRLIYL; from the exons ATGCAGAAGACGCTGCCCTATGGGAAGCTGACCTCGCACGGCGCCTTGCCCGTCTCGTCTCTGCTCCGGCCGCCCAAGCCTCTCGTCGCCGCCCCGACCGCCGTCCGTGGCTCGTCGGCTTCCCTTCCCGCCCGGGACTGTCCCGCCAGTTGGTCCGGAGCCACGGCCGGGGCAGAGCGAGTGTTCCCGTGGATGAAGGAAAGCCGCGGAGTCTCCCGGCATAGCTCGCTGCACCCAG GAAGGGCCGAAGAGCCGGGCCAGCGAGCCCGTACAGCCTACAGCAGCGCGCAGCTTTTAGAGTTGGAGAAAGAGTTTCACCTGAGCCGCTACGTGCGAGGCCCGCGGCGCCGGGAAATGGCTTGCCTTCTCCGCCTCTCTGAGCGCCAGGTCAAGGTCTGGTTCCAGAATCGCCGCATGAAGCACAAGCAGGCAGCGCGGTGGAGGCACTGGGCCGGTGGAACAGCGCCTGGGCCCCCAAGAGACCCCGTCCCCGTCGACCCTTGTCCCCCGCCCACCTTCAGCAGACTGGCACGCTCGCCCTCGCCTTTCTCCAGCGCCCCGTCTTCCCCCAGCGACATCCCGGCCAACTACAGTGGCAGCCCGGCTCAGCTAAGCCTCGGGCCGCAGGATGGACTCTGCGGCGTTTGGGACACAGACTGGACGCGGCACGGCCCCCGGCTCATCTACCTCTGA